The following are encoded together in the Ictidomys tridecemlineatus isolate mIctTri1 chromosome X, mIctTri1.hap1, whole genome shotgun sequence genome:
- the LOC120883658 gene encoding uncharacterized protein LOC120883658 isoform X2, whose amino-acid sequence MIGKCPPTELHPQPYLGLVKFEDVAVDFTQEEWQYLNPLQRTLYRDVMLETYSNLVSVGQQVCKPDLILKLEVEELCPAEDRIPIWSFPEVCQVVEKIESQHQDDQDQCLLMQVGFPDKKIMTTKNGHDCNEFGNTLHLSTSLGIPIQRPHKLETFGNDMIDNVDLFRSAVEKKHDNGGAKLFFHTEFEKSNPVVKPYGYKECGKVLRRKKGLSLHQRIKNGEKPFECTACRKTFSKKSHLIVHWRTHTGEKPFACTECGKAFSQKSQLIIHLRTHTGERPFECPECGKAFREKSTVIIHYRTHTGEKPYECNECGKAFTQKSNLIVHQKTHTGEKTYECTKCGESFIQKLDLIIHHSTHTGKKPHECHECKKTFSDKSTLITHQRTHTGEKPHKCTECGKSFNEKSTLIVHQRTHTGEKPYECDVCGKTFTQKSNLGVHQRTHSGEKPFECNECEKAFSQKSYLMLHQRGHTGEKPYECNECEKAFSQKSYLIIHQRTHTEEKPYKCNECGKAFREKSKLIIHQRIHTGEKPYECPVCWKAFSQKSQLIIHQRTHTGEKPYACTECGKAFREKSTFTVHQRTHTGEKPYKCTECGKAFTQKSNLIVHQRTHTGKKAHGRGQTRKSKLMAH is encoded by the exons aTGATAGGCAAGTgccctcccactgagctacacccccaaccctatttA GGACTAGTGAaatttgaggatgtggctgtggaTTTCACTCAGGAGGAGTGGCAGTACCTGAACCCTCTGCAGAGGACCTTATACCGAGATGTGATGCTAGAGACCTACAGCAACCTGGTCTCCGTGG GGCAACAGGTTTGTAAACCAGACCTCATCCTCAAGTTGGAGGTGGAAGAGCTATGCCCAGCAGAAGACAGAATTCCAATTTGGAGCTTTCCAG AAGTCTGCCAAGTTGTTGAAAAGATTGAGAGCCAGCATCAGGATGACCAAGATCAATGTCTCTTGATGCAAGTTGGATTCCCTGACAAGAAAATAATGACTACCAAGAATGGCCATGACTGTAATGAATTTGGAAATACTCTTCATCTGAGTACAAGTCTTGGTATTCCAATACAAAGACCTCATAAACTTGAAACATTTGGAAATGATATGATAGATAATGTAGACTTATTTAGAAGTGCTGTGGAAAAGAAACATGATAATGGGGGTGCAAAATTATTCTTCCATACCGAGTTTGAGAAATCAAATCCTGTAGTGAAGCCCTATGGATATAAAGAATGCGGGAAAGTCCTCAGGCGAAAGAAAGGTCTTAGTCTTCATCAGAGAATTAAAAATGGAGAGAAACCATTTGAATGTACTGCATGTCGGAAAACCTTCAGCAAGAAGTCACACCTCATTGTCCACTGGAGGACTCATACAGGGGAGAAACCATTTGCATGCAccgaatgtggaaaagcttttagcCAAAAATCTCAGCTAATTATACACCTCAGAACTCATACAGGAGAGAGACCCTTTGAGTGTCctgagtgtgggaaagccttcagagAAAAGTCAACTGTCATTATACATTACAGGACTCATACAggagagaaaccttatgaatgcaatgaatgtggaaaagccttcactcAGAAGTCAAACCTTATCGTTCATCAGAAAacccacacaggagagaaaaccTATGAATGCACTAAATGTGGGGAATCTTTCATCCAGAAGCTTGATCTGATTATACACCACAGCACTCACACAGGGAAAAAACCCCATGAATGCCATGAATGCAAGAAAACATTCAGTGACAAGTCCACCCTCATTACGCACCAGAGaactcacacaggagagaagccccaTAAATGTACTGAATGTGGGAAGTCTTTCAATGAGAAGTCGACCCTCATTGTACATCAGAGGACacatacaggagagaagccctatgaatgtgacGTGTGTGGAAAAACCTTTACCCAAAAGTCAAATCTGGGTGTGCATCAGAGAACTCACTCTGGAGAGAAACCCTTTGAGTGTAATGAATGTGAGAAAGCCTTCTCCCAGAAGTCCTATCTCATGCTACATCAGAGAGGTCACACAGGggaaaagccctatgaatgcaaTGAATGTGAAAAGGCATTTTCCCAGAAGTCCTATCTTATTATACACCAACGAACTCATACAGAAGAAAAACCCTATAAATGTAAtgagtgtggcaaagcctttcgAGAAAAGTCAAAGCTCATTATACATCAAAGAATTCATACAGGAGAAAAACCCTATGAATGTCCTGTATGTTGGAAAGCTTTTAGCCAGAAGTCCCAGCTCATAATCCATCAGCGAacacacacaggagagaaaccctatgcATGCACAGAGTGCGGCAAAGCCTTCAGGGAAAAGTCAACATTCACTGTCCATCAAaggactcacactggagagaagccctataagtGTACagagtgtgggaaagcctttaccCAAAAATCTAACCTTATTGTACATCAGAGAACCCATACAGGAAAAAAGGCCCACGGAAGAGGCCAGACCCGGAAGTCAAAGCTCATGGCACACTAA
- the LOC120883658 gene encoding uncharacterized protein LOC120883658 isoform X1: protein MRRTGRCRFYRLRCWRAGSEAEVLVGASSCNGLFNTQFSHISAFSQEQQEMAKPQGLVKFEDVAVDFTQEEWQYLNPLQRTLYRDVMLETYSNLVSVGQQVCKPDLILKLEVEELCPAEDRIPIWSFPEVCQVVEKIESQHQDDQDQCLLMQVGFPDKKIMTTKNGHDCNEFGNTLHLSTSLGIPIQRPHKLETFGNDMIDNVDLFRSAVEKKHDNGGAKLFFHTEFEKSNPVVKPYGYKECGKVLRRKKGLSLHQRIKNGEKPFECTACRKTFSKKSHLIVHWRTHTGEKPFACTECGKAFSQKSQLIIHLRTHTGERPFECPECGKAFREKSTVIIHYRTHTGEKPYECNECGKAFTQKSNLIVHQKTHTGEKTYECTKCGESFIQKLDLIIHHSTHTGKKPHECHECKKTFSDKSTLITHQRTHTGEKPHKCTECGKSFNEKSTLIVHQRTHTGEKPYECDVCGKTFTQKSNLGVHQRTHSGEKPFECNECEKAFSQKSYLMLHQRGHTGEKPYECNECEKAFSQKSYLIIHQRTHTEEKPYKCNECGKAFREKSKLIIHQRIHTGEKPYECPVCWKAFSQKSQLIIHQRTHTGEKPYACTECGKAFREKSTFTVHQRTHTGEKPYKCTECGKAFTQKSNLIVHQRTHTGKKAHGRGQTRKSKLMAH from the exons ATGCGCAGAACCGGTCGCTGTAGATTTTATAGGCTACGGTGCTGGAGAGCTGGTTCAGAAGCGGAAGTGCTTGTCGGGGCCAGTTCTTGTAACGGTCTCTTCAACA CTCAGTTTTCACACATCTCTGCCTTTTCCCAAGAACAGCAGGAAATGGCCAAACCCCAG GGACTAGTGAaatttgaggatgtggctgtggaTTTCACTCAGGAGGAGTGGCAGTACCTGAACCCTCTGCAGAGGACCTTATACCGAGATGTGATGCTAGAGACCTACAGCAACCTGGTCTCCGTGG GGCAACAGGTTTGTAAACCAGACCTCATCCTCAAGTTGGAGGTGGAAGAGCTATGCCCAGCAGAAGACAGAATTCCAATTTGGAGCTTTCCAG AAGTCTGCCAAGTTGTTGAAAAGATTGAGAGCCAGCATCAGGATGACCAAGATCAATGTCTCTTGATGCAAGTTGGATTCCCTGACAAGAAAATAATGACTACCAAGAATGGCCATGACTGTAATGAATTTGGAAATACTCTTCATCTGAGTACAAGTCTTGGTATTCCAATACAAAGACCTCATAAACTTGAAACATTTGGAAATGATATGATAGATAATGTAGACTTATTTAGAAGTGCTGTGGAAAAGAAACATGATAATGGGGGTGCAAAATTATTCTTCCATACCGAGTTTGAGAAATCAAATCCTGTAGTGAAGCCCTATGGATATAAAGAATGCGGGAAAGTCCTCAGGCGAAAGAAAGGTCTTAGTCTTCATCAGAGAATTAAAAATGGAGAGAAACCATTTGAATGTACTGCATGTCGGAAAACCTTCAGCAAGAAGTCACACCTCATTGTCCACTGGAGGACTCATACAGGGGAGAAACCATTTGCATGCAccgaatgtggaaaagcttttagcCAAAAATCTCAGCTAATTATACACCTCAGAACTCATACAGGAGAGAGACCCTTTGAGTGTCctgagtgtgggaaagccttcagagAAAAGTCAACTGTCATTATACATTACAGGACTCATACAggagagaaaccttatgaatgcaatgaatgtggaaaagccttcactcAGAAGTCAAACCTTATCGTTCATCAGAAAacccacacaggagagaaaaccTATGAATGCACTAAATGTGGGGAATCTTTCATCCAGAAGCTTGATCTGATTATACACCACAGCACTCACACAGGGAAAAAACCCCATGAATGCCATGAATGCAAGAAAACATTCAGTGACAAGTCCACCCTCATTACGCACCAGAGaactcacacaggagagaagccccaTAAATGTACTGAATGTGGGAAGTCTTTCAATGAGAAGTCGACCCTCATTGTACATCAGAGGACacatacaggagagaagccctatgaatgtgacGTGTGTGGAAAAACCTTTACCCAAAAGTCAAATCTGGGTGTGCATCAGAGAACTCACTCTGGAGAGAAACCCTTTGAGTGTAATGAATGTGAGAAAGCCTTCTCCCAGAAGTCCTATCTCATGCTACATCAGAGAGGTCACACAGGggaaaagccctatgaatgcaaTGAATGTGAAAAGGCATTTTCCCAGAAGTCCTATCTTATTATACACCAACGAACTCATACAGAAGAAAAACCCTATAAATGTAAtgagtgtggcaaagcctttcgAGAAAAGTCAAAGCTCATTATACATCAAAGAATTCATACAGGAGAAAAACCCTATGAATGTCCTGTATGTTGGAAAGCTTTTAGCCAGAAGTCCCAGCTCATAATCCATCAGCGAacacacacaggagagaaaccctatgcATGCACAGAGTGCGGCAAAGCCTTCAGGGAAAAGTCAACATTCACTGTCCATCAAaggactcacactggagagaagccctataagtGTACagagtgtgggaaagcctttaccCAAAAATCTAACCTTATTGTACATCAGAGAACCCATACAGGAAAAAAGGCCCACGGAAGAGGCCAGACCCGGAAGTCAAAGCTCATGGCACACTAA
- the LOC120883658 gene encoding uncharacterized protein LOC120883658 isoform X3, with amino-acid sequence MPHTCQGLVKFEDVAVDFTQEEWQYLNPLQRTLYRDVMLETYSNLVSVGQQVCKPDLILKLEVEELCPAEDRIPIWSFPEVCQVVEKIESQHQDDQDQCLLMQVGFPDKKIMTTKNGHDCNEFGNTLHLSTSLGIPIQRPHKLETFGNDMIDNVDLFRSAVEKKHDNGGAKLFFHTEFEKSNPVVKPYGYKECGKVLRRKKGLSLHQRIKNGEKPFECTACRKTFSKKSHLIVHWRTHTGEKPFACTECGKAFSQKSQLIIHLRTHTGERPFECPECGKAFREKSTVIIHYRTHTGEKPYECNECGKAFTQKSNLIVHQKTHTGEKTYECTKCGESFIQKLDLIIHHSTHTGKKPHECHECKKTFSDKSTLITHQRTHTGEKPHKCTECGKSFNEKSTLIVHQRTHTGEKPYECDVCGKTFTQKSNLGVHQRTHSGEKPFECNECEKAFSQKSYLMLHQRGHTGEKPYECNECEKAFSQKSYLIIHQRTHTEEKPYKCNECGKAFREKSKLIIHQRIHTGEKPYECPVCWKAFSQKSQLIIHQRTHTGEKPYACTECGKAFREKSTFTVHQRTHTGEKPYKCTECGKAFTQKSNLIVHQRTHTGKKAHGRGQTRKSKLMAH; translated from the exons atgccccacacatgccag GGACTAGTGAaatttgaggatgtggctgtggaTTTCACTCAGGAGGAGTGGCAGTACCTGAACCCTCTGCAGAGGACCTTATACCGAGATGTGATGCTAGAGACCTACAGCAACCTGGTCTCCGTGG GGCAACAGGTTTGTAAACCAGACCTCATCCTCAAGTTGGAGGTGGAAGAGCTATGCCCAGCAGAAGACAGAATTCCAATTTGGAGCTTTCCAG AAGTCTGCCAAGTTGTTGAAAAGATTGAGAGCCAGCATCAGGATGACCAAGATCAATGTCTCTTGATGCAAGTTGGATTCCCTGACAAGAAAATAATGACTACCAAGAATGGCCATGACTGTAATGAATTTGGAAATACTCTTCATCTGAGTACAAGTCTTGGTATTCCAATACAAAGACCTCATAAACTTGAAACATTTGGAAATGATATGATAGATAATGTAGACTTATTTAGAAGTGCTGTGGAAAAGAAACATGATAATGGGGGTGCAAAATTATTCTTCCATACCGAGTTTGAGAAATCAAATCCTGTAGTGAAGCCCTATGGATATAAAGAATGCGGGAAAGTCCTCAGGCGAAAGAAAGGTCTTAGTCTTCATCAGAGAATTAAAAATGGAGAGAAACCATTTGAATGTACTGCATGTCGGAAAACCTTCAGCAAGAAGTCACACCTCATTGTCCACTGGAGGACTCATACAGGGGAGAAACCATTTGCATGCAccgaatgtggaaaagcttttagcCAAAAATCTCAGCTAATTATACACCTCAGAACTCATACAGGAGAGAGACCCTTTGAGTGTCctgagtgtgggaaagccttcagagAAAAGTCAACTGTCATTATACATTACAGGACTCATACAggagagaaaccttatgaatgcaatgaatgtggaaaagccttcactcAGAAGTCAAACCTTATCGTTCATCAGAAAacccacacaggagagaaaaccTATGAATGCACTAAATGTGGGGAATCTTTCATCCAGAAGCTTGATCTGATTATACACCACAGCACTCACACAGGGAAAAAACCCCATGAATGCCATGAATGCAAGAAAACATTCAGTGACAAGTCCACCCTCATTACGCACCAGAGaactcacacaggagagaagccccaTAAATGTACTGAATGTGGGAAGTCTTTCAATGAGAAGTCGACCCTCATTGTACATCAGAGGACacatacaggagagaagccctatgaatgtgacGTGTGTGGAAAAACCTTTACCCAAAAGTCAAATCTGGGTGTGCATCAGAGAACTCACTCTGGAGAGAAACCCTTTGAGTGTAATGAATGTGAGAAAGCCTTCTCCCAGAAGTCCTATCTCATGCTACATCAGAGAGGTCACACAGGggaaaagccctatgaatgcaaTGAATGTGAAAAGGCATTTTCCCAGAAGTCCTATCTTATTATACACCAACGAACTCATACAGAAGAAAAACCCTATAAATGTAAtgagtgtggcaaagcctttcgAGAAAAGTCAAAGCTCATTATACATCAAAGAATTCATACAGGAGAAAAACCCTATGAATGTCCTGTATGTTGGAAAGCTTTTAGCCAGAAGTCCCAGCTCATAATCCATCAGCGAacacacacaggagagaaaccctatgcATGCACAGAGTGCGGCAAAGCCTTCAGGGAAAAGTCAACATTCACTGTCCATCAAaggactcacactggagagaagccctataagtGTACagagtgtgggaaagcctttaccCAAAAATCTAACCTTATTGTACATCAGAGAACCCATACAGGAAAAAAGGCCCACGGAAGAGGCCAGACCCGGAAGTCAAAGCTCATGGCACACTAA
- the LOC120883658 gene encoding uncharacterized protein LOC120883658 isoform X4 — MAKPQGLVKFEDVAVDFTQEEWQYLNPLQRTLYRDVMLETYSNLVSVGQQVCKPDLILKLEVEELCPAEDRIPIWSFPEVCQVVEKIESQHQDDQDQCLLMQVGFPDKKIMTTKNGHDCNEFGNTLHLSTSLGIPIQRPHKLETFGNDMIDNVDLFRSAVEKKHDNGGAKLFFHTEFEKSNPVVKPYGYKECGKVLRRKKGLSLHQRIKNGEKPFECTACRKTFSKKSHLIVHWRTHTGEKPFACTECGKAFSQKSQLIIHLRTHTGERPFECPECGKAFREKSTVIIHYRTHTGEKPYECNECGKAFTQKSNLIVHQKTHTGEKTYECTKCGESFIQKLDLIIHHSTHTGKKPHECHECKKTFSDKSTLITHQRTHTGEKPHKCTECGKSFNEKSTLIVHQRTHTGEKPYECDVCGKTFTQKSNLGVHQRTHSGEKPFECNECEKAFSQKSYLMLHQRGHTGEKPYECNECEKAFSQKSYLIIHQRTHTEEKPYKCNECGKAFREKSKLIIHQRIHTGEKPYECPVCWKAFSQKSQLIIHQRTHTGEKPYACTECGKAFREKSTFTVHQRTHTGEKPYKCTECGKAFTQKSNLIVHQRTHTGKKAHGRGQTRKSKLMAH; from the exons ATGGCCAAACCCCAG GGACTAGTGAaatttgaggatgtggctgtggaTTTCACTCAGGAGGAGTGGCAGTACCTGAACCCTCTGCAGAGGACCTTATACCGAGATGTGATGCTAGAGACCTACAGCAACCTGGTCTCCGTGG GGCAACAGGTTTGTAAACCAGACCTCATCCTCAAGTTGGAGGTGGAAGAGCTATGCCCAGCAGAAGACAGAATTCCAATTTGGAGCTTTCCAG AAGTCTGCCAAGTTGTTGAAAAGATTGAGAGCCAGCATCAGGATGACCAAGATCAATGTCTCTTGATGCAAGTTGGATTCCCTGACAAGAAAATAATGACTACCAAGAATGGCCATGACTGTAATGAATTTGGAAATACTCTTCATCTGAGTACAAGTCTTGGTATTCCAATACAAAGACCTCATAAACTTGAAACATTTGGAAATGATATGATAGATAATGTAGACTTATTTAGAAGTGCTGTGGAAAAGAAACATGATAATGGGGGTGCAAAATTATTCTTCCATACCGAGTTTGAGAAATCAAATCCTGTAGTGAAGCCCTATGGATATAAAGAATGCGGGAAAGTCCTCAGGCGAAAGAAAGGTCTTAGTCTTCATCAGAGAATTAAAAATGGAGAGAAACCATTTGAATGTACTGCATGTCGGAAAACCTTCAGCAAGAAGTCACACCTCATTGTCCACTGGAGGACTCATACAGGGGAGAAACCATTTGCATGCAccgaatgtggaaaagcttttagcCAAAAATCTCAGCTAATTATACACCTCAGAACTCATACAGGAGAGAGACCCTTTGAGTGTCctgagtgtgggaaagccttcagagAAAAGTCAACTGTCATTATACATTACAGGACTCATACAggagagaaaccttatgaatgcaatgaatgtggaaaagccttcactcAGAAGTCAAACCTTATCGTTCATCAGAAAacccacacaggagagaaaaccTATGAATGCACTAAATGTGGGGAATCTTTCATCCAGAAGCTTGATCTGATTATACACCACAGCACTCACACAGGGAAAAAACCCCATGAATGCCATGAATGCAAGAAAACATTCAGTGACAAGTCCACCCTCATTACGCACCAGAGaactcacacaggagagaagccccaTAAATGTACTGAATGTGGGAAGTCTTTCAATGAGAAGTCGACCCTCATTGTACATCAGAGGACacatacaggagagaagccctatgaatgtgacGTGTGTGGAAAAACCTTTACCCAAAAGTCAAATCTGGGTGTGCATCAGAGAACTCACTCTGGAGAGAAACCCTTTGAGTGTAATGAATGTGAGAAAGCCTTCTCCCAGAAGTCCTATCTCATGCTACATCAGAGAGGTCACACAGGggaaaagccctatgaatgcaaTGAATGTGAAAAGGCATTTTCCCAGAAGTCCTATCTTATTATACACCAACGAACTCATACAGAAGAAAAACCCTATAAATGTAAtgagtgtggcaaagcctttcgAGAAAAGTCAAAGCTCATTATACATCAAAGAATTCATACAGGAGAAAAACCCTATGAATGTCCTGTATGTTGGAAAGCTTTTAGCCAGAAGTCCCAGCTCATAATCCATCAGCGAacacacacaggagagaaaccctatgcATGCACAGAGTGCGGCAAAGCCTTCAGGGAAAAGTCAACATTCACTGTCCATCAAaggactcacactggagagaagccctataagtGTACagagtgtgggaaagcctttaccCAAAAATCTAACCTTATTGTACATCAGAGAACCCATACAGGAAAAAAGGCCCACGGAAGAGGCCAGACCCGGAAGTCAAAGCTCATGGCACACTAA
- the LOC120883658 gene encoding uncharacterized protein LOC120883658 isoform X5 — protein MLETYSNLVSVGQQVCKPDLILKLEVEELCPAEDRIPIWSFPEVCQVVEKIESQHQDDQDQCLLMQVGFPDKKIMTTKNGHDCNEFGNTLHLSTSLGIPIQRPHKLETFGNDMIDNVDLFRSAVEKKHDNGGAKLFFHTEFEKSNPVVKPYGYKECGKVLRRKKGLSLHQRIKNGEKPFECTACRKTFSKKSHLIVHWRTHTGEKPFACTECGKAFSQKSQLIIHLRTHTGERPFECPECGKAFREKSTVIIHYRTHTGEKPYECNECGKAFTQKSNLIVHQKTHTGEKTYECTKCGESFIQKLDLIIHHSTHTGKKPHECHECKKTFSDKSTLITHQRTHTGEKPHKCTECGKSFNEKSTLIVHQRTHTGEKPYECDVCGKTFTQKSNLGVHQRTHSGEKPFECNECEKAFSQKSYLMLHQRGHTGEKPYECNECEKAFSQKSYLIIHQRTHTEEKPYKCNECGKAFREKSKLIIHQRIHTGEKPYECPVCWKAFSQKSQLIIHQRTHTGEKPYACTECGKAFREKSTFTVHQRTHTGEKPYKCTECGKAFTQKSNLIVHQRTHTGKKAHGRGQTRKSKLMAH, from the exons ATGCTAGAGACCTACAGCAACCTGGTCTCCGTGG GGCAACAGGTTTGTAAACCAGACCTCATCCTCAAGTTGGAGGTGGAAGAGCTATGCCCAGCAGAAGACAGAATTCCAATTTGGAGCTTTCCAG AAGTCTGCCAAGTTGTTGAAAAGATTGAGAGCCAGCATCAGGATGACCAAGATCAATGTCTCTTGATGCAAGTTGGATTCCCTGACAAGAAAATAATGACTACCAAGAATGGCCATGACTGTAATGAATTTGGAAATACTCTTCATCTGAGTACAAGTCTTGGTATTCCAATACAAAGACCTCATAAACTTGAAACATTTGGAAATGATATGATAGATAATGTAGACTTATTTAGAAGTGCTGTGGAAAAGAAACATGATAATGGGGGTGCAAAATTATTCTTCCATACCGAGTTTGAGAAATCAAATCCTGTAGTGAAGCCCTATGGATATAAAGAATGCGGGAAAGTCCTCAGGCGAAAGAAAGGTCTTAGTCTTCATCAGAGAATTAAAAATGGAGAGAAACCATTTGAATGTACTGCATGTCGGAAAACCTTCAGCAAGAAGTCACACCTCATTGTCCACTGGAGGACTCATACAGGGGAGAAACCATTTGCATGCAccgaatgtggaaaagcttttagcCAAAAATCTCAGCTAATTATACACCTCAGAACTCATACAGGAGAGAGACCCTTTGAGTGTCctgagtgtgggaaagccttcagagAAAAGTCAACTGTCATTATACATTACAGGACTCATACAggagagaaaccttatgaatgcaatgaatgtggaaaagccttcactcAGAAGTCAAACCTTATCGTTCATCAGAAAacccacacaggagagaaaaccTATGAATGCACTAAATGTGGGGAATCTTTCATCCAGAAGCTTGATCTGATTATACACCACAGCACTCACACAGGGAAAAAACCCCATGAATGCCATGAATGCAAGAAAACATTCAGTGACAAGTCCACCCTCATTACGCACCAGAGaactcacacaggagagaagccccaTAAATGTACTGAATGTGGGAAGTCTTTCAATGAGAAGTCGACCCTCATTGTACATCAGAGGACacatacaggagagaagccctatgaatgtgacGTGTGTGGAAAAACCTTTACCCAAAAGTCAAATCTGGGTGTGCATCAGAGAACTCACTCTGGAGAGAAACCCTTTGAGTGTAATGAATGTGAGAAAGCCTTCTCCCAGAAGTCCTATCTCATGCTACATCAGAGAGGTCACACAGGggaaaagccctatgaatgcaaTGAATGTGAAAAGGCATTTTCCCAGAAGTCCTATCTTATTATACACCAACGAACTCATACAGAAGAAAAACCCTATAAATGTAAtgagtgtggcaaagcctttcgAGAAAAGTCAAAGCTCATTATACATCAAAGAATTCATACAGGAGAAAAACCCTATGAATGTCCTGTATGTTGGAAAGCTTTTAGCCAGAAGTCCCAGCTCATAATCCATCAGCGAacacacacaggagagaaaccctatgcATGCACAGAGTGCGGCAAAGCCTTCAGGGAAAAGTCAACATTCACTGTCCATCAAaggactcacactggagagaagccctataagtGTACagagtgtgggaaagcctttaccCAAAAATCTAACCTTATTGTACATCAGAGAACCCATACAGGAAAAAAGGCCCACGGAAGAGGCCAGACCCGGAAGTCAAAGCTCATGGCACACTAA